From Brienomyrus brachyistius isolate T26 chromosome 18, BBRACH_0.4, whole genome shotgun sequence, one genomic window encodes:
- the LOC125713466 gene encoding solute carrier family 13 member 2-like isoform X2, whose protein sequence is MRTRVCLHEPDCLSDVGLIQVSTMGGCLKWLWAHRNYLIIFIIPLLILPLPLVIKTPEANCGFVIILMSLYWCTECMPLAVTAFLPVILFPSMGIMVSEEVCVQYLKDSNMLFIGGLLVAIAVESWELHRRIALRVLLLVGVRPALLMMGFMGVTAFLSMWISNTASTAMMLPIAQAVLQQLSDTEARADEQELNQSVHDNLAFQTDLVMDQKVSLQDLKKDEAMETEVADSFSEQKTRAREEKYLQLSKGLSLSVCYAASIGGTATLTGTTPNLILKGQVDELFPDNKGVINFASWFGFAFPNMLCMLVFSWMWLQFMFLGFNLKRSFGCGSKNAGDREAYQVMRAEYKKLGRMSFAEAAVLIIFILLVLLWFTREPGFIPGWATVLFNMDKQLPNASCLRHSDAVDGDESSRNGCEGESMKAPPTLLNWQVVHEKMPWNIILLLGGGFALARGSEKSGLSLWLGQSLAPLQQVPPFVICLLLCLLVGTFTECSSNSATTTLFLPILASMATAIHLNPLYVMLPCTICASMAFMLPVATPPNAIAFSYGKLKVMDMAKAGLGLNVVGVVMINIAINTWGTAMFQLDVFPSWANVTVTTP, encoded by the exons ATGCGCACACGCGTGT GCTTGCATGAGCCTGACTGTCTTTCAGATGTTGGTTTGATCCAGGTCTCCACAATGGGGGGCTGTTTGAAATGGCTGTGGGCACACCGAAACTATTTGATCATCTTCATCATTCCACTCCTCATCCTGCCCCTACCGTTGGTCATCAAAACTCCG GAAGCAAACTGTGGCTTCGTCATCATCCTCATGTCCCTGTACTGGTGCACGGAGTGCATGCCGCTGGCGGTCACCGCTTTCCTTCCTGTCATCCTCTTCCCTTCGATGGGCATCATGGTGTCTGAGGAG GTTTGTGTGCAGTACCTGAAGGATTCCAACATGCTGTTCATCGGTGGCCTGCTGGTGGCCATTGCAGTGGAGTCCTGGGAACTGCACAGGCGCATTGCCCTTCgcgtgctgctgctggtgggaGTCAGACCTGCACT GCTGATGATGGGCTTCATGGGCGTAACAGCCTTCCTATCCATGTGGATCAGCAACACGGCCTCCACAGCCATGATGCTGCCCATCGCACAGGCCGTCCTGCAGCAGCTGAGCGACACAGAGGCCCGGGCGGACGAGCAGGAGCTCAACCAGTCTGTCCATGACAACCTGGCCTTCCAGACGGACCTGGTCATGGACCAGAAAGTCAGCCTGCAGGACTTGAAAAAAG ATGAGGCGATGGAGACTGAAGTGGCGGACAGCTTCTCCGAGCAGAAGACGCGGGCCCGAGAGGAGAAGTACTTACAGCTATCCAAAGGGCTGAGTCTCAGTGTGTGCTACGCAGCCAGCATTGGCGGTACAGCTACGCTCACAGGAACCACACCCAACCTTATCCTCAAGGGCCAAGTGGACGA GCTTTTTCCAGATAACAAAGGCGTAATCAACTTTGCCAGCTGGTTCGGCTTTGCTTTTCCCAACATGCTTTGCATGCTGGTCTTCTCCTGGATGTGGCTACAGTTCATGTTCCTGGGATTCAA CCTGAAGAGATCTTTTGGCTGTGGCTCAAAGAATGCAGGAGACAGGGAGGCCTACCAGGTAATGCGTGCGGAGTACAAGAAGTTGGGCAGGATGAGCTTTGCAGAAGCCGCTGTCCTCATCATCTTCATCTTGCTGGTGCTACTCTGGTTTACGCGGGAGCCTGGATTTATCCCTGGCTGGGCTACCGTGCTCTTCAACATGGACAAGCA GCTGCCCAACGCCTCCTGTCTCCGCCACAGTGATGCCGTCGATGGTGATGAGAGCAGCAGAAATGGATGCGAAG GTGAGAGCATGAAGGCCCCGCCCACCCTGCTAAACTGGCAGGTTGTACATGAGAAGATGCCCTGGAACATCATCCTGCTGCTGGGAGGGGGCTTTGCTCTGGCCCGGGGCAGCGAG AAGTCTGGCTTGTCCCTGTGGCTGGGGCAGAGTTTGGCCCCCCTGCAGCAGGTCCCACCCTTCGTGATCTgcctgctgctctgcctgctgGTCGGGACCTTCACAGAGTGCTCCAGCAACTCGGCCACCACCACACTCTTCCTGCCCATCCTGGCCTCCATG GCTACTGCCATTCACCTGAACCCACTCTACGTCATGCTGCCCTGCACCATCTGCGCCTCCATGGCCTTCATGCTACCTGTGGCTACTCCACCCAACGCTATTGCCTTCTCCTATGGCAAGCTGAAGGTCATGGACATG GCCAAGGCCGGCCTTGGGCTCAACGTCGTTGGCGTCGTCATGATCAACATCGCTATCAACACCTGGGGCACAGCCATGTTCCAGCTGGACGTCTTCCCTTCCTGGGCCAATGTTACCGTGACCACCCCCTGA
- the LOC125713466 gene encoding solute carrier family 13 member 2-like isoform X1, with the protein MRTRVCLHEPDCLSDVGLIQVSTMGGCLKWLWAHRNYLIIFIIPLLILPLPLVIKTPEANCGFVIILMSLYWCTECMPLAVTAFLPVILFPSMGIMVSEEVCVQYLKDSNMLFIGGLLVAIAVESWELHRRIALRVLLLVGVRPALLMMGFMGVTAFLSMWISNTASTAMMLPIAQAVLQQLSDTEARADEQELNQSVHDNLAFQTDLVMDQKVSLQDLKKDEAMETEVADSFSEQKTRAREEKYLQLSKGLSLSVCYAASIGGTATLTGTTPNLILKGQVDELFPDNKGVINFASWFGFAFPNMLCMLVFSWMWLQFMFLGFNLKRSFGCGSKNAGDREAYQVMRAEYKKLGRMSFAEAAVLIIFILLVLLWFTREPGFIPGWATVLFNMDKQYVTDGTVAIFMSTLFFIIPSRLPNASCLRHSDAVDGDESSRNGCEGESMKAPPTLLNWQVVHEKMPWNIILLLGGGFALARGSEKSGLSLWLGQSLAPLQQVPPFVICLLLCLLVGTFTECSSNSATTTLFLPILASMATAIHLNPLYVMLPCTICASMAFMLPVATPPNAIAFSYGKLKVMDMAKAGLGLNVVGVVMINIAINTWGTAMFQLDVFPSWANVTVTTP; encoded by the exons ATGCGCACACGCGTGT GCTTGCATGAGCCTGACTGTCTTTCAGATGTTGGTTTGATCCAGGTCTCCACAATGGGGGGCTGTTTGAAATGGCTGTGGGCACACCGAAACTATTTGATCATCTTCATCATTCCACTCCTCATCCTGCCCCTACCGTTGGTCATCAAAACTCCG GAAGCAAACTGTGGCTTCGTCATCATCCTCATGTCCCTGTACTGGTGCACGGAGTGCATGCCGCTGGCGGTCACCGCTTTCCTTCCTGTCATCCTCTTCCCTTCGATGGGCATCATGGTGTCTGAGGAG GTTTGTGTGCAGTACCTGAAGGATTCCAACATGCTGTTCATCGGTGGCCTGCTGGTGGCCATTGCAGTGGAGTCCTGGGAACTGCACAGGCGCATTGCCCTTCgcgtgctgctgctggtgggaGTCAGACCTGCACT GCTGATGATGGGCTTCATGGGCGTAACAGCCTTCCTATCCATGTGGATCAGCAACACGGCCTCCACAGCCATGATGCTGCCCATCGCACAGGCCGTCCTGCAGCAGCTGAGCGACACAGAGGCCCGGGCGGACGAGCAGGAGCTCAACCAGTCTGTCCATGACAACCTGGCCTTCCAGACGGACCTGGTCATGGACCAGAAAGTCAGCCTGCAGGACTTGAAAAAAG ATGAGGCGATGGAGACTGAAGTGGCGGACAGCTTCTCCGAGCAGAAGACGCGGGCCCGAGAGGAGAAGTACTTACAGCTATCCAAAGGGCTGAGTCTCAGTGTGTGCTACGCAGCCAGCATTGGCGGTACAGCTACGCTCACAGGAACCACACCCAACCTTATCCTCAAGGGCCAAGTGGACGA GCTTTTTCCAGATAACAAAGGCGTAATCAACTTTGCCAGCTGGTTCGGCTTTGCTTTTCCCAACATGCTTTGCATGCTGGTCTTCTCCTGGATGTGGCTACAGTTCATGTTCCTGGGATTCAA CCTGAAGAGATCTTTTGGCTGTGGCTCAAAGAATGCAGGAGACAGGGAGGCCTACCAGGTAATGCGTGCGGAGTACAAGAAGTTGGGCAGGATGAGCTTTGCAGAAGCCGCTGTCCTCATCATCTTCATCTTGCTGGTGCTACTCTGGTTTACGCGGGAGCCTGGATTTATCCCTGGCTGGGCTACCGTGCTCTTCAACATGGACAAGCA GTATGTAACTGATGGCACGGTCGCCATCTTCATGTCTACACTGTTCTTCATAATCCCCTCCAGGCTGCCCAACGCCTCCTGTCTCCGCCACAGTGATGCCGTCGATGGTGATGAGAGCAGCAGAAATGGATGCGAAG GTGAGAGCATGAAGGCCCCGCCCACCCTGCTAAACTGGCAGGTTGTACATGAGAAGATGCCCTGGAACATCATCCTGCTGCTGGGAGGGGGCTTTGCTCTGGCCCGGGGCAGCGAG AAGTCTGGCTTGTCCCTGTGGCTGGGGCAGAGTTTGGCCCCCCTGCAGCAGGTCCCACCCTTCGTGATCTgcctgctgctctgcctgctgGTCGGGACCTTCACAGAGTGCTCCAGCAACTCGGCCACCACCACACTCTTCCTGCCCATCCTGGCCTCCATG GCTACTGCCATTCACCTGAACCCACTCTACGTCATGCTGCCCTGCACCATCTGCGCCTCCATGGCCTTCATGCTACCTGTGGCTACTCCACCCAACGCTATTGCCTTCTCCTATGGCAAGCTGAAGGTCATGGACATG GCCAAGGCCGGCCTTGGGCTCAACGTCGTTGGCGTCGTCATGATCAACATCGCTATCAACACCTGGGGCACAGCCATGTTCCAGCTGGACGTCTTCCCTTCCTGGGCCAATGTTACCGTGACCACCCCCTGA
- the LOC125713466 gene encoding solute carrier family 13 member 2-like isoform X3: MGGCLKWLWAHRNYLIIFIIPLLILPLPLVIKTPEANCGFVIILMSLYWCTECMPLAVTAFLPVILFPSMGIMVSEEVCVQYLKDSNMLFIGGLLVAIAVESWELHRRIALRVLLLVGVRPALLMMGFMGVTAFLSMWISNTASTAMMLPIAQAVLQQLSDTEARADEQELNQSVHDNLAFQTDLVMDQKVSLQDLKKDEAMETEVADSFSEQKTRAREEKYLQLSKGLSLSVCYAASIGGTATLTGTTPNLILKGQVDELFPDNKGVINFASWFGFAFPNMLCMLVFSWMWLQFMFLGFNLKRSFGCGSKNAGDREAYQVMRAEYKKLGRMSFAEAAVLIIFILLVLLWFTREPGFIPGWATVLFNMDKQYVTDGTVAIFMSTLFFIIPSRLPNASCLRHSDAVDGDESSRNGCEGESMKAPPTLLNWQVVHEKMPWNIILLLGGGFALARGSEKSGLSLWLGQSLAPLQQVPPFVICLLLCLLVGTFTECSSNSATTTLFLPILASMATAIHLNPLYVMLPCTICASMAFMLPVATPPNAIAFSYGKLKVMDMAKAGLGLNVVGVVMINIAINTWGTAMFQLDVFPSWANVTVTTP; this comes from the exons ATGGGGGGCTGTTTGAAATGGCTGTGGGCACACCGAAACTATTTGATCATCTTCATCATTCCACTCCTCATCCTGCCCCTACCGTTGGTCATCAAAACTCCG GAAGCAAACTGTGGCTTCGTCATCATCCTCATGTCCCTGTACTGGTGCACGGAGTGCATGCCGCTGGCGGTCACCGCTTTCCTTCCTGTCATCCTCTTCCCTTCGATGGGCATCATGGTGTCTGAGGAG GTTTGTGTGCAGTACCTGAAGGATTCCAACATGCTGTTCATCGGTGGCCTGCTGGTGGCCATTGCAGTGGAGTCCTGGGAACTGCACAGGCGCATTGCCCTTCgcgtgctgctgctggtgggaGTCAGACCTGCACT GCTGATGATGGGCTTCATGGGCGTAACAGCCTTCCTATCCATGTGGATCAGCAACACGGCCTCCACAGCCATGATGCTGCCCATCGCACAGGCCGTCCTGCAGCAGCTGAGCGACACAGAGGCCCGGGCGGACGAGCAGGAGCTCAACCAGTCTGTCCATGACAACCTGGCCTTCCAGACGGACCTGGTCATGGACCAGAAAGTCAGCCTGCAGGACTTGAAAAAAG ATGAGGCGATGGAGACTGAAGTGGCGGACAGCTTCTCCGAGCAGAAGACGCGGGCCCGAGAGGAGAAGTACTTACAGCTATCCAAAGGGCTGAGTCTCAGTGTGTGCTACGCAGCCAGCATTGGCGGTACAGCTACGCTCACAGGAACCACACCCAACCTTATCCTCAAGGGCCAAGTGGACGA GCTTTTTCCAGATAACAAAGGCGTAATCAACTTTGCCAGCTGGTTCGGCTTTGCTTTTCCCAACATGCTTTGCATGCTGGTCTTCTCCTGGATGTGGCTACAGTTCATGTTCCTGGGATTCAA CCTGAAGAGATCTTTTGGCTGTGGCTCAAAGAATGCAGGAGACAGGGAGGCCTACCAGGTAATGCGTGCGGAGTACAAGAAGTTGGGCAGGATGAGCTTTGCAGAAGCCGCTGTCCTCATCATCTTCATCTTGCTGGTGCTACTCTGGTTTACGCGGGAGCCTGGATTTATCCCTGGCTGGGCTACCGTGCTCTTCAACATGGACAAGCA GTATGTAACTGATGGCACGGTCGCCATCTTCATGTCTACACTGTTCTTCATAATCCCCTCCAGGCTGCCCAACGCCTCCTGTCTCCGCCACAGTGATGCCGTCGATGGTGATGAGAGCAGCAGAAATGGATGCGAAG GTGAGAGCATGAAGGCCCCGCCCACCCTGCTAAACTGGCAGGTTGTACATGAGAAGATGCCCTGGAACATCATCCTGCTGCTGGGAGGGGGCTTTGCTCTGGCCCGGGGCAGCGAG AAGTCTGGCTTGTCCCTGTGGCTGGGGCAGAGTTTGGCCCCCCTGCAGCAGGTCCCACCCTTCGTGATCTgcctgctgctctgcctgctgGTCGGGACCTTCACAGAGTGCTCCAGCAACTCGGCCACCACCACACTCTTCCTGCCCATCCTGGCCTCCATG GCTACTGCCATTCACCTGAACCCACTCTACGTCATGCTGCCCTGCACCATCTGCGCCTCCATGGCCTTCATGCTACCTGTGGCTACTCCACCCAACGCTATTGCCTTCTCCTATGGCAAGCTGAAGGTCATGGACATG GCCAAGGCCGGCCTTGGGCTCAACGTCGTTGGCGTCGTCATGATCAACATCGCTATCAACACCTGGGGCACAGCCATGTTCCAGCTGGACGTCTTCCCTTCCTGGGCCAATGTTACCGTGACCACCCCCTGA